In a genomic window of Panthera tigris isolate Pti1 chromosome D4, P.tigris_Pti1_mat1.1, whole genome shotgun sequence:
- the FKBP15 gene encoding FK506-binding protein 15 isoform X5, producing the protein MVRPNNYSTFYDDQRQNWSIMFESEKAAVEFNKQVCIAKCNSTPSLDAVLCQDLVVVEGPAVEVGDSLEVAYTSWLFQNHVLGQVLDSTANKDKLLRLKLGSGKVIKAWEDGMLGMKKGGKRLLVIPPACAAGSEGVTGWTQSPDSILVYEVEMRRVKFARDSGSDGHSVSSRDSAAPSPIPGADSLSADPVVSPPTSVPFKSGMCVTFREPALRIKSNSLNEQLTVNTNPDTVKAKLISRMAKMGQPMLPILPPQLDSNDSEIEEVNTVQGAGQPVATPSMQPSLQPAHPVLPQMTSQAPQPSVSGLQAPSAALMQVASLDSHSAVSGNAQSFQSYAGMQAYAYPHASAVTSQLQPARPLYPTPLSQSPHFQGSSDMASFLMTEARQHNTEIRMAVSKVADKMDHLMTKVEELQKHSAGNSLLLPSMSVTMETSMIMGNIQRIIQENERLKQEILEKSSRIEEQNDKISELIERNQRYVEQSNLMMEKRNNSLQTATENTQARVLHAEQEKAKVTEELTAATAQVSRLQLKVTAHQKKEAELQMQLTESLKETDLLKGQLVKLQAELSELQETSEQAQSKFKSEKQSRRQLELKVTSLEEELADLRAEKDSLEKNLSERKKKSAQERCRAEEEIDEIRKSYQEELDKLRQLLKKARVSTDQAAAEQLSLVQAELQTQWEAKCEHLLASAKDEHLLQYQEVCAQRDASQQELLRLQEKCLALQAQVTALTEQNEQHTKDLENKSHMSGVAAAATDPSEKVKKIMNQVFQSLRGEFELEESYNGRAVLGTIMNTIKMVTLQLLNQHEQDKGQSSSEEEEEEKEERPRQPSVSGSAGLPPAPLSREMQGSPSLSPEQAVQEAVPPPPRVLLTPQEEVQGREGEPSEAEALSEIEEGSLSPELTCGPSQRALGPPTSVPPMPPGPVLVDSECEETLASPLENPCVEEPESTARLSLTSHLLKGDPLASGSESPGEEPQPPELKKDEDVASSAVPYREPGGAEAGSPAVGAAGGPNHCSQHTSLSGDEEDELFKGATLKVSRPKAQPDEEDEDEVSLKGRPPPTPLFGDDDDDDDIDWLG; encoded by the exons ATG GTTCGGCCCAATAACTATAGCACCTTTTATGATGACCAGAGACAAAACTGGTCCATCATGTTTGAGTCGGAAAAGGCTGCTGTGGAGTTCAATAAACAG GTGTGCATTGCCAAGTGCAATAGCACCCCCTCCCTAGATGCAGTGCTCTGCCAGGACCTCGTTGTAGTGGAGGGCCCTGCTGTAGAAGTTGGAGATTCTTTGGAAGTGGCCTATACCAGCTGGCTCTTTCAGAATCATGTGCTGGGCCAG GTTTTGGATTCTACTGCTAACAAAGATAAGCTGCTTCGCCTGAAATTAGGATCAGGAAAAGTCATCAAG GCCTGGGAGGATGGGATGCTGGGCATGAAAAAAGGAGGGAAGCGGTTGCTTGTCATCCCTCCAGCCTGTGCTGCCGGCTCTGAAGGGGTAACCGGATGGACTCAGTCGCCAGACTCAATCCTGGTGTATGAGGTGGAGATGAGGCGG GTCAAGTTTGCCAGAGATTCTGGCTCTGATGGGCACAGCGTTAGCTCCCGCGATTCCGCCGCCCCTTCTCCCATACCAGGTGCGGACAGCCTCTCTGCTGACCCTGTTGTATCACCACCTACATCGGTGCCTTTCAAATCAGG caTGTGTGTTACTTTCAGGGAGCCGGCTCTTCGTATCAAATCTAACTCCCTCAATGAACAGCTGACAGTAAATACA aATCCTGATACAGTCAAAGCTAAGTTGATCTCTCGGATGGCTAAAATGGGCCAGCCCATGCTGCCCATCCTTCCACCACAGCTGGATTCCAATGATTCAGAAATTGAG GAAGTGAACACTGTGCAAGGAGCTGGACAGCCGGTGGCAACTCCATCCATGCAGCCCTCTCTCCAGCCAGCACATCCCGTGCTACCGCAGATGACCTCACAAG CACCTCAGCCATCTGTTTCTGGACTCCAGGCACCCTCTGCTGCCTTAATGCAAGTGGCATCTCTCGATTCCCACTCAGCTGTGTCTGGAAATGCCCAGTCCTTTCAG TCCTATGCAGGTATGCAAGCCTACGCTTATCCCCACGCGTCAGCCGTCACCTCCCAGCTGCAGCCCGCGCGGCCCCTGTACCCCACACCGCTCTCTCAGTCTCCCCATTTTCAAG GATCCAGTGACATGGCTTCGTTTCTCATGACTGAAGCCCGGCAACATAACACTGAAATTCGAATGGCAGTCAGCAAAGTGGCTGATAAAATGGATCATCTCATGACCAAG GTTGAAGAGTTACAGAAGCACAGTGCTGGCAATTCCCTGCTGCTTCCCAGCATGTCGGTTACAATGGAAACCAGCATGATTATGGGCAACATCCAACGAATTATTCAG gaaaatgaaagatTGAAACAAGAGATCCTCGAAAAGAGTAGTCGCATAGAAGAACAGAATGACAAGATTAGTGAACTAATTGAACGAAATCAGAG GTATGTTGAGCAGAGTAACCTGATGATGGAGAAGAGGAACAACTCGCTTCAGACAGCCACAGAAAACACACAGGCAAGAGTATTGCATGCTGAACAAGAGAAG GCCAAGGTGACAGAAGAGTTAACAGCAGCCACCGCTCAAGTCTCTCGTCTGCAGCTGAAGGTGACCGCTCACCAGAAGAAGGAAGCGGAGCTGCAGATGCAGCTGACAGAAAGCTTGAAGGAGACAGACCTCCTCAAGGGCCAGCTCGTCAAACTGCAGGCAGAGCTCTCAG AGCTCCAGGAAACCTCTGAGCAAGCACAGTCCAAATTCAAAAGTGAAAAGCAAAGCCGGAGACAACTGGAGCTCAAGGTGACCTCCCTGGAGGAGGAGCTGGCAGATCTTCGAGCTGAGAAGGATTCTCTGGAAAAG AACCtctctgaaaggaaaaagaagtctgCTCAAGAGCGCTGTCGGGCCGAGGAGGAGATCGATGAAATCCGTAAGTCCTACCAGGAGGAACTGGACAAGCTTCGGCAGCTCTTGAAAAAGGCTCGGGTGTCCACAGACCAAGCAGCTGCAGAGCAG CTGTCTCTCGTACAGGCTGAGCTGCAGACCCAGTGGGAAGCAAAATGTGAACACCTGTTGGCCTCTGCCAAGGATGAACACCTGCTGCAGTACCAGGAAGTGTGTGCGCAGAGAGACGCCAGCCAGCAGGAGCTGCTCCGCCTTCAGGAAAAG TGTCTAGCCCTCCAGGCCCAGGTCACAGCCCTGACAGAGCAAAATGAACAGCACACCAAAGACCTGGAGAACAAGTCCCACATGTCTGGGGTTGCAGCTGCTGCCACTGACCCCTCAGAGAAG GTCAAGAAGATCATGAACCAGGTGTTCCAGTCCTTACGGGGAGAGTTCGAGCTGGAGGAATCTTACAATGGCAGGGCTGTTCTGGGGACCATCATGAATACCATCAAG ATGGTGACTCTTCAGCTGTTAAACCAACACGAGCAAGACAAGGGACAGAGCAGCagtgaagaagaggaggaggagaaagaagagcgGCCTCGGCAACCTTCAGTCTCAGGCAGTGCTGGACTGCCTCCAGCGCCCCTGAGCAGGGAGATGCAGGGGTCCCCCTCACTGTCACCGGAGCAGGCAGTGCAGGAGGCTGTCCCCCCGCCTCCTCGGGTCCTCCTCACTCCCCAGGAAGAggtacagggaagggaaggggagccCTCAGAAGCAGAGGCGCTCTCAGAGATAGAAGAGGGGTCCCTCTCACCTGAACTGACTTGTGGCCCCTCCCAGAGAGCTCTGGGGCCTCCGACTTCTGTTCCCCCTATGCCTCCGGGCCCTGTACTTGTGGACTCTGAGTGCGAGGAGACACTTGCCAGCCCATTGGAAAATCCCTGTGTTGAGGAGCCAGAAAGCACTGCGAGACTGTCCCTGACTTCACACCTCTTGAAGGGGGACCCACTAGCCTCGGGGTCCGAAAGTCCAGGAGAAGAGCCTCAGCCTCCAGAGCTCAAGAAAGACGAGGATGTCGCTAGCTCCGCTGTTCCCTATAGGGAGCCAGGGGGCGCAGAGGCGGGTTCTCCAGCTGTTGGAGCAGCAGGCGGACCCAACCACTGTTCTCAGCACACCAG TCTCTCTGGGGATGAAGAAGATGAACTGTTTAAAGGGGCAACTCTGAAAGTTTCAAGGCCCAAAGCACAGCCTGACGAGGAGGATGAAGATGAGGTG